The Anas acuta chromosome Z, bAnaAcu1.1, whole genome shotgun sequence DNA window TGTgggaaaaatgagagagaatgGGATAAAAAGGGCCAGCAGCATATAAATGGTTTGCTGGTCAGGATGcttgtcttctatgccgtctGCCTGATCGGGGCAGCCTGTCCTGCCTCCCAGCTGAACTCCACTTCTAGTTGCTTTCCTGGGGGAGGGAGTGTCCTTTTCATGTGCAGGTGTTTTTTGGCAtttcagagacagaaagagaagcagaataAGGTTGTTTGGGCCATCTGAGTTTGTAGGAGTGCTGAGGGGGTCTGTCTGTGTTGGTGTGTGTGGCCAGCCATGTACCTAAGTGTGTGCACGCACCTTCTGGTAACACACATTCAGATTTGCTCCTGGCAAATCCTGGAGATGCAGCAAACTTGCCACTCTTGAGCTGCTGGATCCATCATCCCCTGACAGGGAACAGCCAGAGATCATGTCTTTGCTGATGAGGCAGTTGCAGCACTGTGGCAGAGGCACACAAGGGAAGATTGAAGCATTACCACTAGTAGTACCCAGTAGTGGTAATACTGAAGTATTACCTGAGTATCTGTCCAggtgtgttttttccccatattaTCCACTTGGTTTACATAACACAGGACAGCGGGCCTGAATGCTGCTTTATTTGTTGTTACTTGGTCTGCAGGAAAATAACATCTCTCCCACGGTCCTAATGTCACCTGAGGATTCCACTTTCTCCAGGAGTACCATGTTGAATGTACTCCTGCATGAGAATCTATGCAGTCTCCTTCCTTATGCCTAACAGAGGTCACTGCAAGATAGTATTTTAAGTCTCTTTCTCCGATTAAGCTCCTTACCATTCTGCTTCCCCTTCAGATTAGGAGTTGACAGCACTACTACAGCAGAGCATTCAAAAGAGTAATGTAATTTCCATTTTGGTCTCTGTCATTCAATGCAGTTATCTGGGCCAGAACATCTTCCCCCCTTGTACAGTCACCAAAAGAACCCTGCTTGGCTCTGCTGACTCTCCTGGACCTAAGAAGCAGACATGAGCTGCAATCCATGGCGGAGCTTCTGGCTGGAATTAGTTGAAAGGACAAGATTTCCAGTCTGGTGAACTCAGAAGCAGAGCTTTAACTGTGCATAGTTAGATGCCTGTCTTGCAGACTTTGTCTCTTCAGTGACCTGGGGATGGTTTTACCTGCTGCAGATATGAAGAGAGGGACTAAACAGAGGGAACACTGTGCCCCCTCTGGGTGTCTGTTACGATAGCCCTGGATGCTATGACTGCTGTGAACACTGACCGGACACTGATGTTGCTGTACAGCTGCCCCTGACACACCATGTACAATGTCTGGATTTACATGTGCACCATTTGAGTAGATACACTGGCCAGAAACTCGCAGAATCCCTACATAATAGCCATTGTCATCTTccatggaaaacaaatgcaattaaTAAGAAAGCTATCCAATATTGACTGGcccaaaagaaaacagcttgcaCAATGACATGGCAGACCAAGCCTCAGAGGCAGTTCTGCCAGTGCCATCCTGTCTGGGAGGGTCTGCCACAGCCTGGCTTAGATACCTGCATCTTCCCATGTGCCTGTGCAGTATTGTCTGCAGAAGATACATGCTGTAGTTTAACACTGGTGGGTAGCTAATAACcacacagccactctctcactcccccttctcagaagaacagagggagaaaatatgatatatatataaaaaaaaaaaaaagtgggttgagataaggacagggagattgctcaCTCATTACTGTCATGTGCAGAACGGACTCAGCTTGGGGAAGactcatttaatttattgccgATTACTAAtagactagagcagtgagaactaaaagcaaccTAAACCCACCTTCCCATCACCCACTCTCTTTTACCTCTCTGCCCAAGCAGTGCAGAGGAATGGGGAATGGAGGTTGTGGTCAGTCCAGAATATTTCGCTGCTCTCCCACCCAACACTACAGAGGACGGGCAGGTTCCTCAGGGACCTTTGGCAGAATGAGGACTGGCCACAGGTTTGTGgttataattataaatatatatataaaaagagatTAACAGTCAACATATTTTATTATCTGCAATTTCCAGCACCTAGCATAGCTGATAGCTGCACAGAATTTCTAGAACTACAGTAGAATTACTAGTCACACAGGTTTTTCAGTCACCTGGACCCCTGCAGATTGGGTCAAAATCTTATCAACCGGTGCAAGATACAAGCATAACCTAGACTCGGGATTTACATAGAAGAACAGGAGTCACTCAGTCACTGCTCAGAGGAAGCAGACAACAGCGGAGGTGCCCCTGCCCACTGAGGGACCACAGGTTTtgccacccagcagcagctccagttTAAGACCCCCTTAGGGCTGGTAGCCTGCTGGCAGACAGTGCTCCTGGTGCTGTTACGCTTCCCTGAACCAGAACCCATGCTGACGTgtgctactaagttctacatctacacatttcgtgaagacctccagggatggtgactcaaccgcttccctgggcagcctgttccaatgctgcATAAGCCTTTCAGTGAAGGaattcctaatatccaacctagaccttccctggcacaacttgaggccatttccccttgtctcaccacttggtgcttgggagaagagctcgATCCCCACCTCGCcatagcctcctttaaggtaactgTGAAGTACACTAAGGTCTCCCCTGGGcatccccttctccaggctaaacaatgccagctcccttagccaCTCCACACAAGACCTGTTTTCTAGAATATTATGGATATTTCACATATTCTTTGTCATGCTCACCATACTGCCAGGGatcaggagcagggagcaccaGTCACATACTtcttcacggtcactctctgcccatgcgccatgtggggtccctcccatgggatgccatccttcccaaattGATCCtacgtgggcttcccacaggaaGTGGGAGCTCTTCAGGAACATCTCCAATATGGGTCTGTatcatggggtccatccctcaggagcaaaatGCTGCAACATGGGTCTCCCGTGGGCAGCAACTACCCCCAGATCCCCAGCtcctgtgtggtctcctctccacaggctgcagctcatTCTCTGCAGGgtgtctggagcacctccttccttccttctacaCTGATCTTGGTGGCTGCAGGGTTTCTTCTCTCTCAGTTTCTCAGTCCCCTCTTCCAGCTGCTacaatgcagcatttttttttttttttttaaactcttcttAAACACCTCCCAGAGGCACAACCGGCATCACTCactggctcggctctggccagcagcaggtctattttggagctggctggagctggctctgatctgacatggggcagctgctgggctttgctcaTCCATGCCAACCCTGCAGCCTCTCCCACTACCAAAACATTGCCACGTAAGCCCGTTGTATATGCATCAGTCCTAGACTCAAAACACACATGGAGGGGTGGCATGGCCATAAACCAAGCCTGAGAAGCTGGGGAGGCGTCAGTAGAGTGGATGGGAACCGTCCCTTCAACTTGAAATAGCACTGACATTCACTTGTTTTCAGGCTGGCTTAATGAAACCCAGGAAATGCATCTTTGCACAGTCTGACTGACTGTACGGAGCCCATACAGAGAGATCACAGAGCTGAAATTTATTGGCCAGATGAAGACAGACAAACtctttttgctttcacaaaGGTAAACACTGCCATTAGTGTATGATCAATATTGATCCTTTTGATGGGGCGAAAGGGTCAACGTAGTAGGTAGCACCAAGGCTCCACCGTTATCTACTTTGCCTCCCCTTTGTGCTTCTGCAAGTCTTCCCCTGGGTCTCTGAAACCTCTTTGGTATGCATCAGTGATAAACGTCCTGATCTGACTGCAGCAGCGAAGGTTTCTGGTACTTCTCTGGATCTTCTTAGCAGGTGCTCAAGGGGCCAGAGAAAGCTACCGTTGCCTTGCCTAAAGGGAAGGTGTGCTGTCCTTTCAGGTGGCTGAGGAGCCATCTCCTGGAGGTTGGAGCAGCCCTGGAGAAACACCCCAGAACAGCGTGTGCAGGGCCACCTCACAAAGCATCTTCATCAAGGAGGATGCAGGCGTCTCGCCAAGTTCCTTTCCCCCCACAGAAGTGCTTGAGATCGCAGATGATGAGATCTGGTGTACTTTCGTTTAGGGCCTTGCCCTAGAACCCTTGGGAGGACAGCCTTCCAGCTGTGGTAACGAGGAAGGGCTGCCCATTCCTTCGGACTCGGGGCTGCAAGCTGGGAAAAGTCCCAGTTCGGAGCAGGGCGCTTTGGGAAGGCTCCTCCTCGGCCATCCTCTGCCAAAGCCAGGGCTCTGTGGGAGCCCCTAAGGGCAGAGCAGCTTCCCCAGGCGGCAGGGACGCACcgagccccacagccccccgccccccagAGGCCCCGCCGCGGGGGGCCGGGACCGCCGCCGCCCTCCGTGCGCATGCTCGGAGcccgccccgctgcccgccgccgcctgTCCCTGCTCGGCAGCCGTagcggcgcggggccggcggcaTGTTCCGCATCGAGGGGCTGGGGCCCAAGATGGACCCGGAGGAGCTGCGGCGGAAGATGCGCCGCGACGTCCTCGCCTCCGTGCGCAACTTCCTCATCTACGTGGCGCTGCTGCGGATCAGTGAGTGCGCGGCAccgcgccgggccgggccgggccgggccgggccttGCTgctggcggggccgggcgggcagagcagcggcggcgcggcggggggagggagctgggtgGCGGAGACGCAGCCCGGCTGGGTAGGCGAGGTGCGCTGCAGCTGGGCGGCAGGCTCGGCGATGCTCCTTCTGTGTTCTCTTTTCAGCTCCTGTCATCCTGAAGAAGCTGGACAGTGTATGAACAGCGGACGAGGCGCAGAGAAGACGCGGCTTCTGCAGACGTGAAATGAACTGTGGCTGCTTTCCCTTTCTTGTTAATTAAACGCTGTGCGAGAGACAGGCGTGCGGTCCTAAATGGTGTTAAAAATGGACATTTAAGCATATCTGACCTGAAAATGATAGCTTGGTTGGGAGTGTGGGGAAGAtgtctgtttttcctgcagctgaCTTCTGGTCGCAGAGTACTCTGTACTACAGGAAGCAGTATGTTATGATGGAATACTTCTGGTACtgtttaaacaacaacaacaaaaacccacctcCATCTTCTTTTTGTATAAAGTGCCAGGACGTTGCTTTGTTACGCATCTGCCTCTAAATTGCCACATAGCTGTTAATATTACTGAACCTGTCTGTATGAGAAATCAGGTTGTTAATGAATCCAATTCAGAaagttgatttaaaataaatggaagagcAGTCCTATCAATTAATGAACAACTCTGGTACTGATTGATTTATAAAGTCTCCCAGGGGGAACAAAGTCACTCCCATAGTAAGCAAAAAGAAGGATTGATACCACCTGATCAGactgaacaggtacaagtctgGGGGGTTCATGGTGTGCATCCCAAGGTCCTGAGAGAACAGGCTGATGCAgatgccaagcctctctccatcccaTTTGAAAAGTCCAGCGATCTGACCCAAGGAAGCCAGCTGATGTAGTCTCTCTGGATTTCACTAAAGCATTCGATACTGTCTCGCAGAACTTGtctggacaaaatgaccagaaaGCAGTTAGATAAAATCACAGTAAGATGGGTGAACAATGGGCTGACAGGTGAGACCCAGAGGGCTcttgtaaatggggttacatcaggctggtgatCTATCACTAGcggggttccccagggctccattttaggaccggtcctcttcagtgttttcataaacaatCTGGATGAAGGGCTTGAAGGATTTTTGAGCAAGTTCACAAATGATTCCAAACTGGatggagctgttgactccatcaagggtggtgaggccttggagagagatctggacaaatGAAGAGAGCTGGACAGTCACCAAcagtatgaagtttaacaagagcaagtgccagattctgcacctgggaaggggcaaccctggctattTATAAAGAgtgggggatgagaggctggagagcaacCCTGCAGAAAGTGATCTGGGGTttttggttgacagcaagctgaacgtgagccagcagtgcgccttggtggccaggagggccaaccataccctggggtgcatcaagcacggcatcgctagcTGGccaagggaggggattgtcccagtctgctctgcgctggtgcagcctcacctcaagtggtgtgtgcagttctgggcaccagaGTATAAGGAAGAAAGACGTAAAACTGTTGGACAGTGCCCAAAGTAGGGCAATAAAGATGGAGAAGGGTCTAGCGGGGAAGACGTAGGAGAAGCAGTTGAAGTCgcttggattgttcagcctggaggagacaggaggagacctcattgtggtctgCAGCTTTCTCacaaggggagaggagaggcaagCACTGGTCTCTGCTCTGGTGACCTGCAACAAGACCTGAGGGAATGTCAGTgttcaccgagagggtggtcacgcactggaacaagctccccagggaagtggtcacagcaccaagcctgccagaaTGGAAGAAGCGcttggacagtgctctcaggtGCATGATCTGatcttatatattttattattattttgagtgGCTCTTTGGGGAGCCAGGAGTTGGCcttgatccttgtgggtcccttctaactcaaATATTCTAAGATCCTATGATTCGATGAAGTCTGTTGGGCCTGATGAcgtgcatcccagggtcctgagggaaatGGCTGATGTCGTcgccaagcctctctccatcctaCCTGAAAAGTCTTGGCAGTCAGGTGGAGTAGCTGGTgacaggaaaaagggaaacatcactcccatttttaaaaaggatggaaaagaggaccctttttttaaactaagagagggGAGACTTAGATTAggggttaggaggaaattcatCACCGTAAGCaatgtgaggcactggaacaggttggcCAGAGAAGGAacctgtggatgccccatgcctggaggtgttcacaaccaggttggacaaggccctgagcagcctaatctagtgggtggcatccccgcctatggcagggggcttTGAATTGGATAGTCTTTAtggtccctttcaacccaagccGTTCTATGGTATGATTCTAAGGCCCTCTCTCGTTCACAGTACTTCATAAGGCACTCTGACATAGTCCATTGTCTTAAACTAATGTGAGAAAAGTGCTGACATTCATGAGACCCTTCAGAGAGATGAGGACAAGACCCACCCCCAACAGGTGGCAGATGGGTACTCCAAACTTAAGAAGTGTTGGAAGAAGCTGTCCCTACATTGCTATCAGCAAGGAAACAGATAGTGAACTAAGTTACCTGAAATGCAGTATGACAATAGAGAACCTAAGCGTGGGAATGCAGAGCCGCGTCTGCTTTTAAATGCTTAAAGTGGTCTTCCTGTACAAGTTCCTACTCATACCTTTCTCCAAGTGGTGCCAGGAGTGGGCACTTTATTCAGTTCATGGGGTAGATATGGCCAGGCCCCTGTGACATTGTGAATTTTCTTCGGTAACGGAATgagcacaggagctggaagAAACTAAACACTTACCTAGATGTGGCTACCTGGCATGGCTAGCATTCCCCCCGTGGTATGCCAGATGCACCAGGCAAGCTGTCTTTGTGCAGGCAGGCGGGGTGTGAAATCATCTACTGGCAGAAATAGCTTGGGCTTTCAACTCAGCTGTCAGGGAAGCTCACATTCTTGTGAACCAGAACTAGGTGGTTTGCAATTTCTGATGTTTAAACATGCAAAGAGACTGTCAAAATTAATAAAgatttaatcatagaatcatagaataccccgagttggaagggacccataaggatcatcaagtccaactcctggcaccacacaggtctacccaaaaactCAGACCgtatgactaagagcacagtcccatcacttcttaaattctgacaggcttggtgcagtgactacttccctggggagcctgttccagtgcgtgaccaccctcttggtgaagagcCTCgtcctgatgtccagcctaaatctctccagattcccaaaattgttgaaaaataattgagagaggtcccgtgatgacatcagccagctttTTAAGCACTCTGGGAtggatcccatccggacccacggacttgtatggatccaggtggagcagcaaatcccgcacacattcagggtcggttgggagcTTGTCACATCTTAAAGGGCATATTTTGTCTGTGTTGACGCACTGAGGCTGTGACCATCACGCTCACAAGCTAAACATCATTAGCTGGTTTTACCCACTCTGTACCGTGTCTTTCAGTGAATGAAGAAAGATCAatcaacacagaagaaaattgcaGAGGGCCCTCCGGTACCACCTAGCTGCTGCACAGGAATGCATCTGTTCCAAATCAAACTTCACTGGTCCCTCCTGTGAAGGGAAATGTCTCCGGTGGAAGTGTCCCATGCTCAGTCAGCCTGCTCCCAAATACAGGAAATCTTA harbors:
- the TOMM5 gene encoding mitochondrial import receptor subunit TOM5 homolog → MFRIEGLGPKMDPEELRRKMRRDVLASVRNFLIYVALLRITPVILKKLDSV